The following proteins are encoded in a genomic region of bacterium:
- a CDS encoding protein-L-isoaspartate(D-aspartate) O-methyltransferase: protein MILLRFLTIFLAAAIFSPASAVDGRSGAFHPAFTERVTEREAMVRDQLGEVNSPRVLAAMQWVPRHAFVPENVKRLAYADRPLPIGYDQTISQPLVVAYMTERLEVHAGHRVLELGTGSGYQAAVLGELAKEVYSVEIVPELAERAASVLQELGYENVYVRAGDGYDGWPERAPFDRIIITFAVPTVPPPLLDQLAPNGRLVMPEGDDALQWVTVLDKDAQGEIARHKTMPVRFVPMLGEHAAELATGDASAKSGTRIALPAPSLDGTVSLERLLAERRSIREFSQESLTKTELAQLLWAAQGITSSEGFRTAPSAGATFPTEIYAVIKRVSGLEPGVYHYFPSFTLGAHTLEPVFLGDPMPKLALAAPQSAVEQSAVAIVVTAVVERTARRYGTRAQRYVTLEAGHVAQNVLLQAEALGLGAVPIGAFHDETLQELVQTKADALYLLCIGRKVK, encoded by the coding sequence ATGATCTTGCTGCGTTTCCTGACAATTTTTCTGGCGGCCGCGATTTTCAGTCCTGCATCGGCGGTTGATGGAAGGTCGGGAGCGTTTCATCCGGCGTTCACGGAACGTGTGACCGAGCGCGAAGCAATGGTGCGGGATCAGCTTGGCGAAGTCAACAGCCCGCGCGTCTTAGCTGCTATGCAGTGGGTGCCGCGCCACGCCTTCGTGCCCGAGAACGTTAAGCGGCTGGCCTACGCTGATCGTCCGCTGCCCATCGGCTACGATCAGACGATCTCACAACCGCTGGTGGTGGCCTACATGACCGAGCGTCTGGAAGTGCATGCCGGTCATCGCGTGCTCGAACTGGGAACCGGCAGCGGCTATCAGGCGGCGGTCTTAGGAGAGCTGGCGAAGGAAGTGTACTCGGTCGAGATCGTTCCCGAACTCGCCGAGCGGGCGGCGAGTGTTTTGCAGGAACTCGGCTACGAAAACGTATACGTCCGGGCCGGAGACGGCTACGACGGCTGGCCCGAGCGCGCGCCTTTCGACCGGATCATCATTACTTTTGCGGTCCCCACCGTTCCGCCGCCGCTGCTTGACCAACTTGCTCCGAACGGGCGGCTGGTGATGCCCGAGGGCGATGACGCTCTGCAATGGGTGACGGTACTCGACAAAGACGCGCAGGGCGAAATCGCGCGGCATAAAACCATGCCCGTGCGGTTCGTACCGATGCTGGGCGAACATGCGGCTGAACTCGCAACCGGCGATGCTTCCGCGAAATCCGGCACCCGCATCGCGCTCCCCGCTCCGTCTCTTGATGGAACCGTATCCCTCGAGAGACTTCTGGCCGAGCGACGCTCGATCCGGGAGTTTTCACAGGAATCTCTGACCAAAACCGAACTGGCTCAACTGCTTTGGGCCGCTCAGGGAATCACATCCTCCGAAGGCTTTCGCACCGCTCCATCGGCGGGAGCCACGTTTCCCACCGAAATCTATGCGGTCATCAAGCGCGTCAGCGGACTCGAACCGGGAGTGTATCACTATTTCCCCTCATTCACTCTGGGAGCGCACACGCTTGAACCCGTATTTCTCGGCGATCCCATGCCCAAGCTGGCTCTGGCCGCACCGCAATCGGCGGTCGAACAGAGCGCCGTGGCCATCGTCGTGACCGCCGTCGTCGAGCGTACCGCCCGCCGCTATGGAACGCGCGCCCAGAGATACGTCACGCTCGAAGCGGGACACGTCGCGCAGAACGTTCTCCTGCAGGCCGAAGCTCTCGGATTGGGGGCGGTGCCCATCGGCGCGTTCCACGACGAGACCTTGCAGGAACTGGTTCAAACCAAAGCCGATGCCCTCTATCTTCTGTGCATCGGACGAAAAGTGAAGTAG